From the genome of Trichocoleus sp. FACHB-46:
TTTGCCCCAGCAATCATTTTTAGGCACTGTGAGCTTTGGCACTGAGTGGGGAATGGCGTTGACATTTCCCACTCAGTGCTGGGATAGAAAAAGGTTAGCTCGTCTCCTGCTTCAATCCCTCGAATTGCCCGGAGTTCCAAACGATTGACATCAATTACCACATTCGGATCGCAACTGTGATTAAGAGAAGATAGATACACTTCTTCGATGTGAAGATCTAAGCCGATTTGAATGAGATTGGATTGCGTGCAACCAATGCCTATTAGGTATCTTGGAAATACGGTTATTTCCATTCTAGGTTAGGGTTTTAAAACACGCCCTAGTATGAGCTGGAATAGTATATGAGAAAAATTATGCAGGATAAGCTTAAAG
Proteins encoded in this window:
- a CDS encoding SET domain-containing protein-lysine N-methyltransferase; this encodes MYLSSLNHSCDPNVVIDVNRLELRAIRGIEAGDELTFFYPSTEWEMSTPFPTQCQSSQCLKMIAGAKYLSIDLMSRYTLSSHISTSLLRALSELSLTNFEQVVSSSTHTLNV